The following coding sequences lie in one Oncorhynchus kisutch isolate 150728-3 linkage group LG3, Okis_V2, whole genome shotgun sequence genomic window:
- the zgc:114041 gene encoding monocarboxylate transporter 13 isoform X1 — translation MQSPGMKAGGPPDGGYGWVVVTSAFFIMGLTTGVLKNFGLFFLEIQNHFGVLTSTTSWVTSTMIVMFHLGAPVASVLSMHCTQRAVIMTGGLLSASGMILASLDLSLPWMYLSIGVLQGLGLSFSWLPANSIVSHYFLKWRPIAYAIASSGECVFAMVFSPFFQWLIEVYTWQGALLVIGSLQLNLCVCGALMRPLESKPHNRTKPNKDDHQDSKADDDPTPKKLSFQWTLLRKPELLLYILFAIFAAAGFFIPPLFVVPYATSLGLKNYWAASILSVLALADLLGRLACGWLANLRLVRNLQLLTLVVTMLGVVLLLLPIGKDYSVLLVFSSLYGFLFGCVVAIHVTSIVDIVGLEGFDSGLGLFMLFRSIGGFIGPPAAGWLVDLDKDFGACFYLSGLVLILSGVFVVLVDRLVERKKASPSETELEATQAFAYKMGVKLVVSESNCK, via the exons ATGCAGAGCCCTGGTATGAAGGCCGGTGGCCCCCCTGATGGGGGCTATGGATGGGTGGTGGTCACCTCAGCCTTCTTTATCATGGGCCTCACTACAGGCGTCCTTAAGAACTTCGGCCTATTCTTCCTAGAGATCCAGAACCACTTTGGAGTCCTCACCAGCACCACCTCATGGGTCACCTCCACTATGATAGTCATGTTTCACTTGGGAG CCCCAGTTGCCAGTGTCCTGAGCATGCACTGTACCCAGAGGGCAGTCATCATGACGGGAGGGCTCCTCAGTGCTTCAGGGATGATCCTGGCATCTCTCGACCTCAGTCTTCCATGGATGTATCTCAGCATAGGCGTACTGCAAG GTTTGGGACTTTCATTTTCCTGGTTACCAGCCAACAGCATAGTGAGCCACTACTTCCTGAAGTGGCGTCCCATAGCGTACGCCATAGCCAGCTCCGGGGAGTGTGTTTTCGCCATGGTGTTCAGTCCTTTTTTCCAGTGGCTCATCGAGGTCTACACCTGGCAGGGAGCTCTGCTCGTCATAGGGAGCCTTCAGCTCAACCTCTGCGTCTGTGGAGCCCTCATGAGACCTCTTGAATCCAAACCCCATAATCGCACAAAGCCAAATAAGGACGACCACCAGGACTCCAAAGCCGATGATGACCCGACACCAAAAAAGCTAAGCTTCCAGTGGACGTTGCTAAGGAAACCAGAATTGCTGCTCTACATCCTGTTTGCCATTTTTGCTGCTGCAGGATTTTTCATCCCACCTCTATTTGTGGTTCCCTATGCCACCAGCCTGGGATTGAAGAACTACTGGGCGGCGTCCATCCTGTCTGTGCTGGCATTGGCTGACCTGCTTGGTCGTCTGGCCTGTGGTTGGCTGGCCAACCTGAGGCTGGTGAGGAACTTACAACTGCTGACACTGGTTGTCACCATGTTGGGGGTAGTGCTACTGCTGCTGCCCATTGGCAAGGACTACTCAGTCCTTCTGGTCTTCTCCTCGCTCTACGGTTTTCTGTTTGGCTGCGTTGTAGCCATCCATGTGACGTCTATTGTGGACATAGTGGGCCTGGAGGGGTTTGACAGTGGCCTGGGACTCTTCATGCTTTTTAGAAGTATCGGGGGCTTCATTGGTCCACCTGCTGCAG GTTGGCTGGTTGACCTGGACAAAGACTTTGGTGCATGCTTCTACCTGTCTGGATTGGTTCTCATCCTATCTGGTGTGTTTGTGGTGCTGGTGGACCGACTTGTCGAGCGGAAGAAGGCCTCTCCAAGTGAAACCGAGCTAGAGGCCACTCAGGCCTTTGCCTACAAGATGGGAGTGAAGCTGGTTGTTAGTGAGAGCAACTGCAAATAA
- the LOC109877406 gene encoding glycine dehydrogenase (decarboxylating), mitochondrial has translation MQSCAKSWGILFAKSVNSHAPCRHIPGQSRFFGKLQTRIQNRNAFVTVRGLRMSAVCASSRQIDRILPRHDDFAERHIGPGEREKREMLDVLGLQSIAQLIEDTVPESIRIQRSMKMDDPLCENQVLEHLQKIASKNKVWRSYIGMGYYNCSVPPVIQRNLLENSGWVTQYTPYQPEVAQGRLESLLNYQTMICDITGMAVANASLLDEATAAAEAMQLCHRQNKRRTFYIDSRCHPQTIAVVQTRANYIGVKTVLKLPHEMDFSGKDVSGVLFQYPDTDGRVEDFTALVDRAHKGGALACCATDLLALCVLRPPGEFGVDIALGSSQRFGVPLCYGGPHAAFFSVKENLVRMMPGRMVGVTRDAAGKEVYRLALQTREQHIRRDKATSNICTAQALLANMAAMFGVYHGPQGLKHIAERTHNAALILAEGLKRAGHRLHSEMFFDTLKVGCSVAAKDILERAVQREINLRVYSEGVLGVSLDETVTERDLDDLLWVFGCESSAELIAEKMGERVKGIMGSPFKRTSKYLVHTVFNSYHSETNIVRYMKRLENKDISLVHSMIPLGSCTMKLNSSSELMPITWKEFANLHPFCPLDQAEGYQQLFRQLEKDLCEVTGYDKISFQPNSGAQGEYAGLAAIKAYLNSKGEAHRTVCLIPKSAHGTNPASAQMAGMKVQVVEVDKDGNIDMANLKALVDKHKANLAAMMITYPSTFGVFEESIDDVCNLIHQNGGQVYLDGANMNAQVGLCRPGDYGSDVSHLNLHKTFCIPHGGGGPGMGPIGVKEHLAPFLPSHPVVLMSAGNMSSSLGTISAAPWGSSAILPISWAYIKMMGAKGLVHATEVAILNANYMAKRLESHYKILFKGRKGFCAHEFILDVRPFKKSANIEAVDVAKRLQDYGFHAPTMSWPVAGTLMIEPTESEDKAEMDRFCDSLMGIRQEIADIEEGRMDARINPLKMAPHSLASITSSTWDRPYSREYAAFPLPFVRPETKFWPSISRIDDIYGDQHLVCTCPPMDVYESPYEEKRASS, from the exons ATGCAAAGCTGTGCGAAGTCTTGGGGGATCCTATTCGCCAAATCGGTGAATTCACATGCACCTTGCAGACATATACCTGGTCAAAGCCGATTCTTTGGGAAACTACAGACTAGAATCCAAAACCGCAATGCTTTTGTAACTGTCCGCGGTCTTCGGATGTCTGCAGTCTGTGCTTCttccagacagatagacagaataCTGCCGAGACACGATGATTTTGCAGAGAGACATATTGGTCCAGGCGAACGGGAGAAAAGGGAGATGCTGGATGTTCTTGGACTTCAG TCAATCGCCCAGTTGATAGAAGATACAGTTCCAGAATCCATCCGTATTCAAAGAAGTATGAAAATGGATGATCCTCTCT GTGAGAATCAAGTCTTGGAGCATCTCCAAAAGATTGCATCAAAGAACAAGGTGTGGAGGTCTTATATCGGAATGGGCTACTACAACTGCTCAGTGCCTCCAGTTATACAGAGAAACCTTCTGGAGAATTCAGGATG ggTGACACAGTACACCCCCTATCAGCCTGAGGTGGCTCAGGGTCGCCTGGAGAGTCTGCTCAACTATCAGACCATGATCTGTGACATCACGGGCATGGCTGTGGCCAACGCCTCTCTGCTGGATGAGGCGACAGCAGCCGCTGAGGCCATGCAGCTCTGTCATAG ACAGAACAAGAGAAGGACGTTCTACATCGACTCACGATGCCACCCTCAGACGATTGCTGTGGTGCAGACCAGAGCCAA CTACATCGGGGTCAAGACTGTGCTGAAGCTGCCTCATGAGATGGACTTCAGTGGGAAGGATGTGAGCGGTGTGCTGTTCCAGTACCCAGACACCGACGGCAGAGTGGAGGATTTCACTGCGCTGGTGGACCGCGCTCACAAGGGAGGG GCTCTGGCTTGCTGTGCCACTGACCTGCTGGCCCTGTGTGTGCTGCGCCCCCCTGGAGAGTTTGGGGTGGACATCGCCCTGGGCAGCTCCCAGAGGTTCGGAGTACCACTCTGCTACGGTGGTCCCCATGCTGCCTTCTTCTCTGTCAAAGAAAACCTGGTCAGGATGATGCCTGGCAGGATGGTGGGAGTGACCAG GGATGCAGCTGGTAAGGAGGTGTACCGTCTGGCTCTGCAGACCAGAGAGCAGCACATACGTAGAGACAAGGCCACCAGTAACATCTGTACTGCGCAG GCTCTGCTGGCCAACATGGCAGCCATGTTTGGGGTGTATCATGGACCCCAAGGCTTAAAGCACATTGCTGAGAGGACACACAATGCTGCACTGATACTGGCTGAAG GTCTGAAGCGGGCCGGACACAGGCTGCACAGTGAGATGTTCTTCGATACGCTGAAGGTTGGCTGCAGTGTGGCAGCCAAGGACATCCTGGAGAGGGCTGTCCAAAGGGAGATCAATCTGCGTGTCTACAGTGAGGGAGTG TTAGGTGTGTCTCTGGATGAGACCGTGACGGAGAGAGACTTGGACGATCTGCTCTGGGTCTTTGGATGTGAATCCTCAGCG GAGCTGATTGCTGAGAAGATGGGTGAAAGAGTGAAAGGCATTATGGGTAGTCCTTTCAAGAGGACCAGCAAGTACCTCGTTCACACAGTCTTCAACAG TTACCATTCGGAGACCAACATTGTGCGCTACATGAAACGCTTGGAGAACAAGGACATCTCTCTGGTTCACAGCATGATCCCACTG GGTTCCTGCACAATGAAGCTAAACAGTTCTTCAGAGCTCATG CCCATCACCTGGAAGGAGTTTGCCAACCTTCACCCCTTCTGTCCCCTGGACCAGGCTGAGGGTTATCAGCAGCTCTTCAGGCAGCTGGAGAAGGATCTCTGTGAGGTGACTGGCTATGACAAGATCTCCTTCCAACCCAACAG TGGTGCTCAGGGAGAATACGCTGGCCTCGCGGCCATCAAAGCCTACCTGAACTCTAAAGGAGAGGCCCATAGAACA GTTTGTCTGATTCCCAAGTCAGCCCATGGTACCAACCCGGCCAGTGCCCAGATGGCTGGCATGAAGGtgcaggtggtggaggtggacaaGGATGGCAACATTGACATGGCAAATCTCAAGGCACTG GTGGACAAACACAAGGCTAACCTGGCAGCCATGATGATCACGTACCCCTCTACTTTTGGTGTGTTTGAGGAGAGCATTGATGATGTCTGCAATCTCATCCACCAGAACGGAGGACAGGTCTACCTGGATGGTGCTAATATGAATGCACAG GTGGGCCTGTGTCGTCCTGGTGACTATGGATCTGACGTCTCTCACTTGAACCTCCACAAGACCTTCTGTATCCCCCACGGAGGCGGAGGACCAGGGATGGGACCTATTGGAGT GAAGGAGCACCTCGCCCCGTTCCTGCCTAGCCACCCAGTGGTCTTAATGTCAGCAGGCAACATGTCCAGCTCCCTGGGCACCATCAGTGCTGCCCCCTGGGGCTCCAGTGCCATCCTGCCCATCTCCTGGGCTTACATCAAG ATGATGGGAGCCAAGGGGCTGGTTCACGCCACAGAGGTGGCTATCCTGAATGCCAACTATATGGCCAAGAGACTGGAGAGCCACTACAAAATCCTCTTCAAAGGCAGGAAAG GCTTTTGTGCTCATGAATTTATTTTGGATGTGAGGCCATTCAAGAAATCTGCAAACATTGAAGCGGTGGATGTGGCGAAAAGGCTGCAGGATTACG GTTTCCATGCCCCCACCATGTCGTGGCCCGTGGCAGGAACCCTGATGATCGAGCCCACTGAGTCGGAGGACAAGGCAGAGATGGACCGCTTCTGTGACTCGCTGATGGGAATCAGACAGGAAATAGCAGATATCGAGGAAGGCAGGATGGATGCCCGCATTAACCCATTGAAG ATGGCACCTCACTCCCTGGCAAGCATCACCTCCTCTACCTGGGACAGGCCCTACTCCAGGGAGTATGCTGCTTTCCCCCTG CCATTTGTGAGGCCCGAGACCAAATTCTGGCCATCCATATCCAGGATTGACGATATATACGGTGACCAGCACCTGGTCTGCACCTGCCCCCCCATGGACGTGTATGAGTCACCATACGAGGAGAAGAGAGCTTCCTCGTGA
- the zgc:114041 gene encoding monocarboxylate transporter 2 isoform X2: protein MIVMFHLGAPVASVLSMHCTQRAVIMTGGLLSASGMILASLDLSLPWMYLSIGVLQGLGLSFSWLPANSIVSHYFLKWRPIAYAIASSGECVFAMVFSPFFQWLIEVYTWQGALLVIGSLQLNLCVCGALMRPLESKPHNRTKPNKDDHQDSKADDDPTPKKLSFQWTLLRKPELLLYILFAIFAAAGFFIPPLFVVPYATSLGLKNYWAASILSVLALADLLGRLACGWLANLRLVRNLQLLTLVVTMLGVVLLLLPIGKDYSVLLVFSSLYGFLFGCVVAIHVTSIVDIVGLEGFDSGLGLFMLFRSIGGFIGPPAAGWLVDLDKDFGACFYLSGLVLILSGVFVVLVDRLVERKKASPSETELEATQAFAYKMGVKLVVSESNCK, encoded by the exons ATGATAGTCATGTTTCACTTGGGAG CCCCAGTTGCCAGTGTCCTGAGCATGCACTGTACCCAGAGGGCAGTCATCATGACGGGAGGGCTCCTCAGTGCTTCAGGGATGATCCTGGCATCTCTCGACCTCAGTCTTCCATGGATGTATCTCAGCATAGGCGTACTGCAAG GTTTGGGACTTTCATTTTCCTGGTTACCAGCCAACAGCATAGTGAGCCACTACTTCCTGAAGTGGCGTCCCATAGCGTACGCCATAGCCAGCTCCGGGGAGTGTGTTTTCGCCATGGTGTTCAGTCCTTTTTTCCAGTGGCTCATCGAGGTCTACACCTGGCAGGGAGCTCTGCTCGTCATAGGGAGCCTTCAGCTCAACCTCTGCGTCTGTGGAGCCCTCATGAGACCTCTTGAATCCAAACCCCATAATCGCACAAAGCCAAATAAGGACGACCACCAGGACTCCAAAGCCGATGATGACCCGACACCAAAAAAGCTAAGCTTCCAGTGGACGTTGCTAAGGAAACCAGAATTGCTGCTCTACATCCTGTTTGCCATTTTTGCTGCTGCAGGATTTTTCATCCCACCTCTATTTGTGGTTCCCTATGCCACCAGCCTGGGATTGAAGAACTACTGGGCGGCGTCCATCCTGTCTGTGCTGGCATTGGCTGACCTGCTTGGTCGTCTGGCCTGTGGTTGGCTGGCCAACCTGAGGCTGGTGAGGAACTTACAACTGCTGACACTGGTTGTCACCATGTTGGGGGTAGTGCTACTGCTGCTGCCCATTGGCAAGGACTACTCAGTCCTTCTGGTCTTCTCCTCGCTCTACGGTTTTCTGTTTGGCTGCGTTGTAGCCATCCATGTGACGTCTATTGTGGACATAGTGGGCCTGGAGGGGTTTGACAGTGGCCTGGGACTCTTCATGCTTTTTAGAAGTATCGGGGGCTTCATTGGTCCACCTGCTGCAG GTTGGCTGGTTGACCTGGACAAAGACTTTGGTGCATGCTTCTACCTGTCTGGATTGGTTCTCATCCTATCTGGTGTGTTTGTGGTGCTGGTGGACCGACTTGTCGAGCGGAAGAAGGCCTCTCCAAGTGAAACCGAGCTAGAGGCCACTCAGGCCTTTGCCTACAAGATGGGAGTGAAGCTGGTTGTTAGTGAGAGCAACTGCAAATAA